The genomic interval ATGGAAACCCTACGGGATATTATGAAACAGGCACCTATTTTTCAACATTATCACCAGCCTACAGATTTGAGTATATACCTCAGTGAAGAGAGCCTGCAATTAACAGCCAATACCCTCTGGCAGACTTTACTCGCCCTGGATCGCAGGTAAATTGCTTACAGATATGAACTCAATTTTGAACCTAACAACTTACAAATCTATGATTCTCTGGACTGTTGGTATAGTGTTGGCCTTGTATATAATAATATGTGTGTTTTTCTACTTCTTTCAGGAGAAACTGATCTTCTATCCCACTCAACTTGAAAAAGCATATCAGTTTGGATTTCGCGAGCAATTTCGGGAAGTGAACATACCGACAACAGATGGAACCAATCTGCATGGATTATTATTTAAAGCCCCTGCTTCCAAAGGACTTGTTTTTTACCTGCATGGCAATGCCGGGGCAGTGAGCAGCTGGGGGCAAATGGCCTATGTATATACTTCGCTTCAATACGATGTGTTTATACTCGATTACAGGGGGTTTGGCAAAAGTGAGGGAAGTATTGTAAGTGAAGCCCAGTTTTATGAAGATGTTCAGACAGCATATGATCAGGTTAAAAAGAACTATTCTGAACA from Rhodocytophaga rosea carries:
- a CDS encoding alpha/beta hydrolase, with amino-acid sequence MILWTVGIVLALYIIICVFFYFFQEKLIFYPTQLEKAYQFGFREQFREVNIPTTDGTNLHGLLFKAPASKGLVFYLHGNAGAVSSWGQMAYVYTSLQYDVFILDYRGFGKSEGSIVSEAQFYEDVQTAYDQVKKNYSEQHIIIIGFSIGSASAARLAARNNPGMLILQAPYYSLTNLMQHISPAAYAILPPFVFKYKFITYQFVEETKAPIVIFHGDKDEVIYYGSSLKLKEHLKPIDELVTLTGQRHNGINENAEYIRRLRSLLAGD